In Bactrocera oleae isolate idBacOlea1 chromosome 3, idBacOlea1, whole genome shotgun sequence, a genomic segment contains:
- the LOC106620271 gene encoding neural cell adhesion molecule 2, whose protein sequence is MDLLFLLHLLILLVSQNVAVLGQLEGSWLTLAPSTPSITHFVNDSFIIFCKTVQKDVNAKWKDPKGVPKENTKGRVHIEKKTEFLALVFEHIALTDKGNWTCEATLTNNEATSAASTPDAGSTATVASGEARRSFELLVNQKISFDKTELVQSAGEGRDATVKCFVKGDPRPDVSWLYNGEYINTVNSTKYKKLSDGLFIKNVQQSDAGEYTCRAMRITPTFADSEQITILLRIQHKPHWFDNDTSLVQYAYIGGMVNISCDAMGEPPPSFTWVHEGRAITGRNYRIFYADYGSTLQIHVRNESQLGDYKCKVANPLGMLERIVKLRKGQKPSGPTRFQLLRALIDSFDLDIRSVKYSNVEDNMHTYGYRVQYMSEGDFKHSAGNWSYAKHKDFHLQRGGRFVLDGLGRNTTYLVRAATRNLAGLSDWSTVKIFATLTNFARRTVTNIIWQTCLVVGLGYSLSEYVKFSAYV, encoded by the exons ATGgatttattatttctattacaTTTACTCATTCTACTCGTCAGTCAAAATG TTGCTGTTCTCGGCCAATTGGAGGGCAGTTGGCTAACCCTGGCACCCTCGACACCATCtatcacacattttgtaaaTGATTCTTTCATTATATTCTGTAAAACAGTACAAAAGGATGTGAATGCGAAATGGAAAGACCCTAAAGGGGTGCCTAAGGAAAATACAAAAGGGCGTGTGCATATCGAAAAGAAAACTG AATTTTTGGCGTTGGTCTTCGAGCACATTGCGCTGACGGACAAGGGCAACTGGACGTGTGAGGCAACGCTAACTAACAACGAAGCCACATCAGCAGCATCAACGCCGGATGCTGGCAGCACCGCAACAGTGGCCAGCGGTGAGGCGAGGCGGTCCTTTGAGCTGCTCGTAAATC AGAAAATCTCTTTTGACAAAACGGAGTTGGTGCAGTCGGCGGGTGAGGGTCGTGACGCCACGGTCAAGTGTTTTGTTAAAGGTGATCCCCGTCCGGACGTGTCCTGGCTATACAATGGCGAATATATAAACA CCGTCAATTCGACCAAATACAAAAAACTCTCGGATGGACTCTTCATCAAGAATGTACAGCAATCGGATGCTGGTGAATACACGTGTCGTGCGATGCGAATCACACCAACTTTTGCGGATTCCGAACAAATTACGATTCTACTGAGGATACAGC ATAAGCCACATTGGTTCGATAATGATACTTCATTGGTGCAATATGCGTATATCGGCGGTATGGTGAATATCTCATGTGATGCGATGGGTGAGCCGCCACCTTCGTTCACCTGGGTGCATGAGGGTCGTGCCATTACCGGACGTAATTATCGGATTTTCTATGCCGATTACGGTTCAACGCTACAGATACATGTCCGAAATGAATCACAACTCGGCGATTATAAGTGTAAAGTTGCCAATCCGTTGGGCATGCTGGAGCGCATAGTTAAACTGCGTAAGGGCCAGAAGCCGAGCGGACCGACACGTTTTCAATTGCTGCGTGCACTCATCGATAGTTTCGACCTCGACATCCGATCGGTGAAGTATTCGAATGTTGAGGATAATATGCATACGTACGGCTATCGTGTGCAATATATGAGTGAGGGAGATTTTAAGCATAGCGCAGGCAATTGGAGTTATGCAAAGCATAAGGATTTTCACTTGCAACGAG GTGGACGGTTTGTGCTCGACGGCTTGGGCCGCAACACCACGTATTTAGTACGTGCTGCAACGCGCAATCTAGCTGGTCTTAGCGATTGGAGTACGGtgaaaattttcgcaacactAACAAATTTCGCTCGACGAACCGTTACGAATATTATCTGGCAAACATGTTTAGTAGTTGGCTTAGGATACTCACTTAGTGAATATGTCAAATTTAGTGCGTACGTTTAA